Proteins encoded in a region of the Podospora pseudopauciseta strain CBS 411.78 chromosome 6, whole genome shotgun sequence genome:
- a CDS encoding Type I Iterative PKS (EggNog:ENOG503NYYT; MEROPS:MER0034961; COG:I; antiSMASH:Cluster_1; SMCOG1022:Beta-ketoacyl synthase) — protein MAQQQIFLLGPQVTNWTREALAELQQNLLKNPTLDFITQALLTLPSLSSILGQQLGLDFHPGRIFHLLADFAQGGQLLLNTNDDWRHNTLLAPLTIVSQAVDLAVQFGGLPRNKLPLTLHQQVQGFCIGWLSASSLASASTWDDFKHNISAALRLGACIGAAVDADSSQCPSDHARAICVRLRNQSDRVFLETLLDQIPDAYISCFLDEGVLTVTVPNSKRLWLEGQLQRASLPWTDIGLHGHYHHLRHEERAQTLKRICASIGELQLPAAAALQTPLRSTADANIVPPNATSLHDIAIDLTLCKRAHWLQTLRNCAEKADNFVFIPIGSHTGGLVPRSITHPRPSPSTSMPEDEIAIIGMSARFPGSDSLLDFWNLLVSGKTAFGPLPVSRFDPTYPSIASRLAEAKYQGNFLRDEVVKGFDHRFFDIAGRAAKHIDPQQRLVLEVAYEALATAGYHHIETHQQKEVGVYMGVGEVEYQHNLAGHQATPFTAVGLLRSFISGRVSHFFGWNGPVVTVDTACSSSAVAIHTASKALLTGECELALAGGVNIITSPELHQALAAGSFLNPHGASHAFDSSAAGYCRGEGAGILVLKPLSKAVADGDAILGVIGASAINQNSNCSPITVPESSSQCSLYKKILQTAGVSPGEVTYVEAHGTGTQVGDPKEYESIRMALCGPFRTEHLFVGSAKDSIGHCEAASGVAGVIKTLLMMHHKTIPPQAGFDTLNPRITTTPADKIIIPKVAQPWSPVHRRVALVNNYGAAGSNAAILVREYEEPASQPVLSAPTSYPILLAAKSPNHLQFMIAALRSWTPLPASFGDIAYNINKSQNPQFPHRLALTARSHDDMVACLEKTAASMPTTQLPVVLAFGGQTGQSVSISQRLYNSCPVLRRHLDHCNDVCVALALPAIVPNIFTSSESVPDLHDIVRQHCQLLALQVSTARCWLESGLETSDITLVGHSFGQISALVVGGSLTVEDGFRFVAGRASLIRDHWSEPGCMLSLECLEPQAREVRDAVNKNLQQTGSRVEIACYNGPTSFVLSGHQEAIAQAKYVCQQQQIKCLQLASTHAYHSHMTESILAKLTEMARRLVVKSPSLKIETCTRKTSDWQFTAESLVQHTRDPVFFADAIARITASYPQGAIWLEAGTSSPVIPMIKPVKRNNNKTGGKSPDIYLPAGLRNDDAMINIGVTTSQLWQAGCSVRYWPFLQHGPQNRHAFVPVPPYQFDRTQHWIDYKPRGSEEAGKTAKRDAASADLITLVEAGNKKHVFQVNTTADFYQLAANGHAVTGHGLCPASVYLELGAKCVEIAADMPLGDLMMPHFEALAMSSPLGIATSHTKTTVSLHQNDIKSWSFSISSLNAEGTSTEHTRGRIALPSGGADAQLSSMSKLFRRSRVDRLNSLETSSKVAGPMVYQLFSSVVEYAPYYQGVKSLTAHGDEAVGLVGIPTISESPDGFRLPKGICDPVTLDNFLQVAGIHVNCLRPRDAGQVFMCTAIEEIIISPAYRQSSISWKVYTRYDTEPDSRSIINDILVYDGTSNELVVAIIGATFRAVSLKSLERTLGRLNGASRSFPLTTQPHQSSPTEPTPPMEATFTPITKTNPDQTPQVTKDSKAQSSVDHDIRRVLSNIIETPVDEIKSTSTLSELGVDSLLAGDVLAEISNMFGVKVSQPELLACSDVAALVGLVGKQSTEPTFSQSAPKVFRNDSFETTGSDPLTSSDLFDSEIDSNDSSCPTDFTDEDIATSSESGHCKKSGLEDLGGVAGVSFCEAAANYTRHASATRFSNFCMDVYPVQSRLVTQYVLSAFGNMGCHLSLIKPGSEVPFIGSFDPKHSKLVRQLYEILQDSKLISVDDLGKFWRTNTPLETTSAVDLQATILSRFPQHTSEAKLLDATASRLSACLTGAADPIDILFGTSSARGLLEDVYLNAPMFRTGTLVLVDYLSSLVRMSTRKTIRILEIGAGTGGTTRPLLHALSQIERPDMTVQYTFTDLSPSLVAAAKRRFASLMASSARGNGVEIEMQFTTLDIESPDTKRDKHYDIVLSTNCIHATENLSISASHIRALLDPVKGGLLCLVELTRNLYWFDLVFGLLEGWWRFNDGRTHALADELTWERSLKQAGFASVEWSDNGTQEGKILRVITAHALSEREPNIGEQTRMETMRFKSIGGVDLMADIYYPDTLSDISAAPRPIALMIHGGGHIMLSRADIRPCQTELLLSKGFLPVSIDYRLCPETTLQEGPMCDTVSALSWVRNTLPSLPLARSDIRVDGEKVVAIGWSTGGHLAMSLSWKSAEFDVRPPEAILAVYSPSDYKDPFWTQPNIPEGSESMFPIAADSVFMTLDQPITAYNPPFSAKAVGGWMSVVDPRSRLALYMNHHGKTLEVLLRGVSAINGKREVSEEEVTAVSPLAQVQQNRYRTPTFIVHPRLDDLIPWQQAQRMHQALKERGVDAELRIVDEGAKHLFDVGKGWERRHPQGSKVVREGFEFLVKYVDGV, from the exons ATGGCCCAGCAACAAATCTTTCTACTCGGTCCTCAAGTGACCAATTGGACACGAGAGGCCCTGGCGGAACTACAACAAAACCTCCTGAAAAATCCCACCCTCGACTTCATCACTCAAGCCCTGTTAACCTTGCCCTCCCTCTCGTCTATACTCGGACAACAGCTCGGGCTAGACTTTCACCCTGGCCGGATTTTCCATCTTCTCGCCGACTTTGCCCAAGGCGGGCAGCTTCTCTTAAACACCAATGATGATTGGCGGCACAACACTTTGCTGGCCCCATTGACAATCGTGTCTCAAGCCGTAGACCTCGCCGTTCAGTTTGGAGGTCTTCCTAGAAACAAACTACCCTTAACACTGCATCAGCAAGTTCAGGGCTTCTGCATTGGCTGGCTGTCGGCATCATCTCTTGCTAGTGCGTCAACTTGGGATGACTTCAAGCATAATATTTCCGCTGCCTTGCGACTTGGGGCCTGTATTGGCGCAGCAGTGGACGCCGATTCCAGTCAGTGCCCTTCTGATCACGCAAGGGCTATTTGTGTGCGCCTGAGGAACCAGAGTGATAGGGTGTTTCTGGAGACACTGCTGGACCAGATACCGGAT GCCTACATTTCTTGTTTTTTGGATGAGGGCGTTCTCACCGTGACGGTGCCAAACAGCAAGCGACTTTGGTTGGAAGGACAGCTGCAGAGAGCTAGCCTGCCGTGGACCGATATTGGGCTTCATGGCCATTACCATCACCTACGGCATGAGGAGAGAGCCCAAACCCTCAAAAGAATCTGTGCCTCTATTGGGGAACTTCAGCTTCCCGCCGCCGCGGCCTTGCAAACACCATTGAGATCAACCGCTGATGCCAACATCGTCCCGCCGAACGCGACATCACTTCACGATATTGCCATCGATCTCACGCTGTGCAAACGAGCCCACTGGTTACAAACTCTGCGCAACTGTGCCGAGAAAGCCGACAACTTCGTCTTCATACCTATTGGTTCCCATACTGGAGGCCTTGTTCCGCGTTCGATTACCCATCCTCGCCCCTCACCCAGCACCTCGATGCCAGAGGACGAGATCGCAATTATCGGCATGTCTGCTCGCTTCCCTGGCTCAGACTCCCTATTAGACTTTTGGAACCTTTTGGTCTCAGGGAAGACTGCGTTTGGACCTCTTCCAGTGTCCCGTTTTGATCCGACATATCCCAGCATTGCCTCACGTCTGGCCGAAGCCAAATACCAGGGGAACTTTCTCAGGGATGAGGTTGTCAAGGGCTTCGACCACCGGTTCTTTGATATTGCTGGGCGAGCAGCTAAACACATAGATCCCCAGCAAAGGCTTGTCCTTGAGGTTGCATATGAGGCTCTAGCTACCGCAGGATATCACCATATCGAGACCCACCAGCAAAAGGAAGTGGGTGTATACATGGGcgttggtgaggttgaatATCAACATAATCTTGCCGGACACCAAGCAACTCCTTTCACTGCGGTGGGTTTGTTGAGAAGCTTCATCAGTGGGAGAGTTAGCCATTTCTTTGGCTGGAATGGGCCTGTGGTTACAGTTGATACTGCTTGTTCCTCAAGCGCTGTGGCTATACACACAGCTTCGAAG GCTCTTTTGACAGGCGAGTGCGAACTTGCCTTGGCGGGCGGTGtgaacatcatcaccagccccGAGTTGCACCAAGCTCTTGCCGCAGGCTCTTTTCTCAACCCCCACGGAGCAAGCCATGCATTTGATAGCTCTGCCGCAGGGTACtgtcgaggagaaggggcAGGTATATTGGTGCTGAAGCCCTTGTCCAAAGCTGTTGCGGACGGTGACGCAATTTTAGGAGTCATCGGGGCTTCCGCCATCAACCAAAACTCCAATTGCAGTCCAATCACTGTCCCAGAGTCGTCATCACAATGCTCACTATACAAGAAAATTCTGCAAACAGCAGGAGTGAGCCCGGGAGAAGTTACCTACGTTGAAGCACATGGAACTG GCACACAAGTCGGGGACCCTAAGGAGTATGAGAGCATAAGAATGGCTCTCTGTGGTCCCTTTCGCACCGAGCACCTGTTTGTCGGCTCCGCCAAAGACAGTATCGGGCACTGCGAGGCTGCATCAGGCGTGGCCGGCGTCATAAAGACCCTTCTCATGATGCACCACAAGACCATTCCCCCGCAGGCTGGGTTTGACACTCTCAATCCTCGCATTACCACAACCCCAGCAGATAAGATAATCATCCCCAAAGTTGCCCAGCCCTGGAGCCCAGTCCACCGACGAGTCGCACTTGTGAACAATTACGGCGCTGCAGGTTCTAATGCTGCTATTCTTGTCAGGGAATATGAGGAACCAGCTTCCCAGCCTGTGCTGTCGGCTCCGACATCCTACCCAATACTTCTCGCGGCGAAGTCACCCAATCATTTGCAGTTCATGATTGCTGCGCTGAGGTCCTGGACACCACTCCCCGCATCATTTGGGGACATTGCCTACAACATTAACAAGTCCCAGAATCCCCAGTTCCCTCACCGACTGGCCCTTACAGCCAGGAGTCACGATGATATGGTTGCCTGTCTTGAGAAGACGGCAGCGTCCATGCCCACCACTCAGCTACCAGTAGTGCTTGCATTCGGTGGCCAAACAGGGCAGAGTGTTTCGATTTCACAACGTCTCTACAATTCATGCCCTGTGTTGCGCAGACACCTT GACCACTGCAATGATGTCTGTGTTGCTCTTGCCCTTCCGGCAATTGTGCCAAACATTTTCACGTCCTCCGAATCGGTTCCGGATTTGCATGACATTGTTCGTCAGCACTGTCAATTGCTGGCTTTGCAAGTTTCTACGGCCCGTTGTTGGCTGGAATCCGGGCTGGAGACATCCGACATCACACTTGTTGGTCACAGTTTTGGCCAAATATCCGCCCTGGTTGTTGGAGGTTCCTTGACAGTCGAAGATGGGTTCCGGTTTGTTGCCGGTCGCGCAAGCCTGATTCGCGATCACTGGTCGGAACCCGGATGCATGCTTTCTCTTGAGTGTCTTGAGCCTCAAGCCAGGGAAGTCAGAGACGCGGTCAACAAGAATCTACAACAAACCGGCAGTAGGGTTGAAATTGCATGCTACAATGGCCCGACAAGCTTTGTCCTCTCTGGCCACCAAGAGGCTATCGCCCAGGCGAAATACGTttgtcaacagcagcagatCAAGTGCCTGCAGCTGGCAAGTACTCATGCCTATCATTCACACATGACTGAGTCAATTCTCGCGAAGCTCACCGAGATGGCTCGTCGTCTTGTTGTCAAATCACCGAGTCTGAAAATCGAGACTTGCACCCGCAAGACTTCGGATTGGCAGTTCACAGCTGAGAGTTTGGTACAGCACACCAGAGATCCGGTTTTCTTCGCGGATGCCATCGCTCGCATCACTGCATCATACCCCCAGGGAGCCATCTGGCTCGAGGCAGGCACCTCGTCACCAGTCATCCCCATGATCAAACCGGTCAAGCGCAATAACAACAAGACAGGAGGCAAATCGCCAGACATTTACTTACCCGCTGGCCTCCGCAACGATGATGCGATGATCAACATTGGTGTGACCACATCCCAGCTTTGGCAAGCTGGATGCAGTGTGCGGTATTGGCCGTTCCTCCAGCATGGTCCTCAGAATCGACACGCCTTTGTTCCGGTTCCTCCATATCAATTCGACAGGACACAGCATTGGATTGACTACAAACCAAGGGGGTCGGAGGAAGCCGGTAAAACAGCGAAACGAGATGCCGCTTCTGCAGATCTCATCACCCTGGTTGAAGCTGGAAACAAGAAGCACGTCTTCCAGGTCAACACCACTGCCGACTTTTACCAGCTCGCAGCAAATGGACACGCCGTTACTGGACATGGCTTGTGTCCCGCCTCAGTTTACCTGGAGCTCGGCGCCAAATGCGTTGAAATAGCTGCCGACATGCCTCTAGGCGACCTGATGATGCCTCATTTCGAGGCTTTGGCGATGTCATCCCCGCTTGGGATTGCGACGAGCCACACGAAGACAACCGTATCTCTGCATCAGAATGACATCAAGTCATGGTCGTTCAGCATCTCCAGCCTGAATGCTGAAGGCACTTCGACAGAGCATACACGAGGCCGCATAGCATTGCCATCTGGGGGCGCAGATGCTCAGCTCTCATCTATGAGTAAATTGTTTCGACGATCTCGTGTCGATCGTCTAAATAGCCTGGAGACGTCCAGCAAGGTGGCAGGTCCGATGGTCTACCAGTTGTTTTCGAGTGTGGTCGAATATGCCCCCTACTATCAGGGCGTCAAATCCTTGACGGCCCATGGCGACGAGGCTGTGGGGTTAGTCGGTATTCCTACTATTTCGGAATCTCCAGATGGTTTCAGGTTGCCAAAGGGTATTTGTGACCCCGTCACCCTGGACAACTTTCTTCAGGTGGCGGGTATTCACGTTAACTGTCTTCGTCCCAGGGACGCTGGGCAAGTCTTCATGTGCACTGCTATCGAGGAAATAATCATCTCACCAGCTTACAGACAATCATCGATCAGCTGGAAGGTATATACCCGTTATGATACGGAACCAGATTCTCGCTCGATAATAAACGACATTCTGGTCTACGATGGAACCTCCAATGAACTGGTTGTCGCCATCATCGGGGCTACTTTCAGGGCAGTTTCCCTCAAGTCGTTGGAACGCACCCTAGGGCGACTGAATGGCGCTTCACGTTCCTTCCCCTTGACTACACAACCCCATCAATCATCGCCAACCGAGCCGACCCCGCCTATGGAAGCCACCTTtacacccatcaccaagacgAATCCCGACCAGACTCCTCAAGTAACAAAAGACTCCAAGGCCCAGTCATCAGTGGATCATGACATCAGGAGGGTGCTCAGCAACATCATTGAGACGCCGGTCGACGAAATTAAATCCACGAGTACTCTTTCTGAACTTGGGGTCGATTCTTTACTGGCTGGTGACGTGTTGGCTGAGATCTCTAATATGTTTGGAGTCAAAGTCTCACAGCCTGAGCTGTTGGCATGTTCCGACGTCGCAGCTCTCGTCGGCCTCGTGGGGAAACAGTCGACGGAACCAACATTTTCCCAATCAGCACCCAAAGTGTTCAGAAATGACAGTTTTGAGACAACGGGATCGGATCCTTTGACTAGTTCAGATCTATTCGACTCGGAGATTGACTCGAATGATTCATCTTGCCCTACTGATTTCACTGACGAAGATATCGCCACGAGCTCCGAGTCTGGCCACTGCAAGAAGAGTGGTTTAGAGGATCTCGGGGGCGTCGCTGGTGTCTCGTTTTGTGAGGCTGCAGCCAATTACACACGACATGCTTCCGCCACTCGCTTCTCGAACTTTTGCATGGACGTCTACCCAGTTCAGTCCCGACTCGTCACACAATACGTCCTGTCCGCCTTTGGTAATATGGGCTGCCATTTAAGCCTCATCAAGCCAGGATCAGAGGTTCCATTCATCGGTTCCTTCGATCCTAAACACAGCAAGCTCGTCAGGCAGCTGTATGAAATCTTGCAAGACTCGAAGCTGATCTCTGTTGATGACCTGGGTAAATTTTGGCGGACAAACACACCTCTCGAGACGACTTCCGCCGTTGACCTCCAAGCCACCATACTCTCTCGGTTTCCGCAGCACACCTCCGAAGCCAAGCTTTTAGATGCTACAGCCTCCCGGCTTTCGGCGTGCTTGACGGGCGCGGCCGATCCAATCGACATCTTGTTCGGTACATCTTCCGCCCGGGGGTTACTTGAAGACGTCTACCTCAACGCCCCCATGTTCAGAACAGGTACCTTGGTTCTGGTTGATTATCTGTCTTCCCTTGTACGAATGAGCACTCGAAAAACTATCCGTATTCTGGAGATCGGGGCGGGAACAGGCGGCACAACACGACCTCTGTTACATGCCCTGAGCCAGATTGAGAGACCCGACATGACAGTCCAATACACCTTCACCGACCTGTCCCCATCCCTTGTTGCAGCAGCAAAGAGAAGGTTTGCATCTCTGATGGCCTCTAGTGCTCGGGGAAATGGGGTGGAAATCGAGATGCAGTTCACCACGCTGGACATTGAATCCCCAGACACAAAGCGGGACAAGCACTACGATATTGTCCTGTCGACAAACTGCATACATGCCACTGAAAACCTCAGCATCTCGGCCAGTCATATTCGAGCGCTGTTGGATCCAGTTAAAGGGGGCTTGCTATGCTTGGTAGAGCTGACGAGGAATCTTTACTGGTTCGATCTCGTTTTTGGGCTATTGGAGGGATGGTGGAGATTCAACGATGGACGGACCCATGCCCTGGCCGATGAGCTGACCTGGGAAAGGAGTCTAAAGCAGGCTGGCTTTGCGTCTGTGGAATGGAGCGATAATGGGACACAAGAGGGAAAGATTTTGAGAGTCATCACTGCCCATGCCTTATCCGAGCGAGAGCCCAATATCGGAGAGCAAACGAGGATGGAGACGATGCGCTTCAAGAGTATCGGCGGTGTCGACTTGATGGCAGACATATATTACCCAGATACACTATCTGATATTTCAGCGGCGCCTCGTCCCATAG CTTTGATGATTCATGGCGGGGGCCACATCATGCTCTCACGAGCCGACATTCGACCTTGTCAAACTGAACTTCTTCTCTCCAAAGGGTTCCTTCCGGTCAGCATTGACTACCGCCTTTGTCCCGAAACGACTCTCCAAGAAGGCCCAATGTGTGATACCGTCTCCGCCCTCTCATGGGTGAGGAATacccttccctctcttcctctggCGAGATCCGATATTCGGGTCGATGGTGAGAAGGTCGTCGCGATTGGCTGGAGCACCGGTGGCCACTTGGCTATGAGTCTGTCGTGGAAATCGGCCGAGTTTGATGTTAGACCACCAGAGGCCATTCTCGCCGTTTATTCTCCTTCGGACTACAAGGACCCCTTCTGGACTCAACCAAACATTCCGGAAGGGTCAGAGTCGATGTTCCCTATCGCGGCTGACTCCGTCTTTATGACACTTGACCAACCCATCACGGCATACAATCCACCATTTTCAGCCAAGGCGGTGGGTGGCTGGATGTCAGTCGTTGATCCACGCTCCAGGTTGGCATTGTACATGAATCATCATGGCAAAACACTCGAGGTTCTTCTGCGTGGAGTTTCTGCGATCAATGGAAAAAGAGAGGtgtctgaggaggaggttacGGCGGTGTCTCCATTGGCCCAGGTGCAACAAAATCGGTACAGAACACCGACCTTTATCGTTCACCCTCGGCT